From Topomyia yanbarensis strain Yona2022 chromosome 1, ASM3024719v1, whole genome shotgun sequence, one genomic window encodes:
- the LOC131675923 gene encoding uncharacterized protein LOC131675923 produces the protein MFLYRTAQSCAYAEEIGILKINQADSRLLLQIPRNSAIISFNPYLDENDVLRARGRTKLCKFISSTAAQPVILPHHHHITKLIIADVHKKYHYQNHRTIINEINQRYCISRLKSIYNSIRNICQHCKNERAAPQPPAMSILPMARLAAYSPPFTHMGVDYFEPMLVLVGRRIENRWGVLATCLTTRAVHLEIAHTLITSSCIMAIRTSKELQTAMEDLDEECLAKEFTTIHTDWKFIPPASPHMGGAWERLIRSVKQNLIKLSPNKVPTDEVLINTLIEIENIINFRPLTNVPVDNDQSPVLTPNHFLLGSSNGMRSWVPYDDTYITHKNNWQLSQVLTNAFWKLWLQDYLPTLTRRTKWFNEVKPIQVNDIVVIIDPKHAPNALRGEC, from the exons ATGTTCCTGTACAGAACAGCCCAAAGTTGCGCTTACGCTGAAGAAATTGGGATCCTTAAAATAAACCAAGCCGATAGCCGCTTGTTGTTACAAATTCCCAGAAATAGCGCGATAATTAGCTTCAACCCGTACTTAGACGAGAACGACGTCTTGAGAGCACGCGGTAGAACCAAGTTGTGCAAGTTTATCAGTTCGACTGCAGCACAGCCAGTCATTCTTCCGCATCATCATCATATAACAAAGCTGATAATCGCAGATGTACATAAGAAATATCACTATCAGAATCACAGAACGATAATCAATGAAATTAATCAGCGGTACTGCATTTCTCGCCTGAAATCTATTTATAATTCCATCCGCAACATCTGCCAGCACTGTAAAAACGAGCGGGCAGCTCCCCAGCCCCCGGCGATGAGCATTCTACCAATGGCCAGACTTGCAGCTTATAGCCCACCTTTCACGCATATGGGAGTGGACTACTTCGAACCGATGCTGGTACTAGTGGGACGAAGAATCGAAAACCGTTGGGGGGTCCTAGCTACCTGCTTAACCACTCGCGCAGTCCACTTGGAAATTGCTCATACGTTGATCACCAGCTCGTGCATTATGGCCATAC GAACGAGCAAGGAATTGCAAACCGCCATGGAGGATCTCGATGAGGAATGCTTGGCGAAGGAATTTACGACTATACATACCGATTGGAAATTCATTCCTCCGGCTTCCCCTCATATGGGAGGAGCATGGGAGCGACTGATACGTAGTGTTAAACAAAATCTGATCAAATTGTCACCAAACAAGGTTCCAACCGATGAAGTGCTCATAAACACATTAATCGAAATTGAAAACATCATTAACTTTCGTCCACTTACCAATGTCCCAGTGGATAACGATCAGTCACCAGTTTTGACGCCCAACCATTTTTTACTAGGATCGTCGAACGGTATGAGATCATGGGTTCCATACGACGATACCTACATCACCCATAAAAATAACTGGCAGCTCTCCCAAGTGCTGACCAATGCATTTTGGAAGTTATGGCTACAGGACTATTTACCGACGCTCACGCGCAGGACGAAGTGGTTCAACGAAGTCAAGCCCATCCAAGTTAACGATATAGTCGTTATCATCGATCCAAAACATGCTCCCAACGCATTACGGGGGGAGTGTTAA